The Elgaria multicarinata webbii isolate HBS135686 ecotype San Diego chromosome 1, rElgMul1.1.pri, whole genome shotgun sequence genome has a window encoding:
- the LOC134400578 gene encoding uncharacterized protein F54H12.2-like codes for MAFIHCGSEECTKSELDLFNIGPTQTSIERSLFIEVPPLSALTDTAPLDFFIAGNGEDYMDLNNTLLYVCCKIVNPDGTNLAAAAEVGLVNYPIASLFSQLDVTLGDRLISQSNNSYPYRGYFEAVLNYSEDTLATQFSAGLFYKDILGELESADLDGNNTGFIRRANLTAQSRKIDLLGHLHADLFFQEKLLLNGVDVKIKLTRSKDAFCLMSDVANTPYKLQILSASLFVKKVRVAPGVRLGHAEALLTANAKYPVDRVSMKVFSIPRGSRVANQENLFLGQLPKQVIIGMVDNDSYSGDYHKNPFNFQHFYTNFAALYLDGEQIPTKPFQPSFEEGHCVREYMSLVQAAGKQMKDRALLIDREDYARGYTLFAFDLTPDQEGGDHYSLIKTGNLRAEFRFGRALADTITMIVYGVFDNVIEINHRRNVLFDYM; via the coding sequence ATGGCTTTTATCCACTGCGGCTCTGAAGAATGCACTAAATCTGAACTTGATCTATTCAACATTGGCCCCACACAGACCAGTATTGAGAGAAGTTTGTTTATTGAGGTACCACCCTTGTCAGCCCTTACAGACACGGCACCCCTCGATTTCTTCATTGCCGGAAATGGTGAAGATTACATGGACTTAAATAACACCTTACTCTATGTGTGTTGCAAAATTGTCAATCCTGACGGAACCAACCTTGCTGCAGCTGCAGAGGTAGGCCTGGTGAATTATCCAATAGCCTCCCTCTTTAGTCAGCTGGATGTGACACTTGGTGATCGTTTAATAAGCCAAAGCAATAATTCATATCCGTATAGAGGTTATTTTGAAGCTGTGTTGAACTACAGCGAGGATACCCTAGCAACACAATTCTCTGCTGGGCTCTTTTACAAAGATATACTGGGGGAACTTGAATCTGCAGATCTGGATGGCAACAATACCGGGTTTATTAGAAGAGCAAATCTGACTGCTCAAAGCCGGAAAATAGACCTGTTGGGACACCTCCACGCCGACCTGTTTTTTCAGGAAAAGCTGTTGTTAAATGGGGTTGATGTGAAAATTAAACTTACCCGCAGCAAAGATGCATTCTGCTTAATGTCAGACGTTGCAAACACCCCTTACAAACTACAAATTTTGTCAGCCTCGCTTTTTGTTAAAAAAGTGAGAGTTGCACCTGGTGTTCGTTTGGGTCATGCAGAAGCCCTGTTGACAGCTAATGCCAAATATCCTGTGGATCGTGTGAGCATGAAAGTGTTTAGCATTCCAAGGGGAAGTCGTGTCGCCAACCAGGAAAACCTGTTTTTGGGGCAATTACCTAAACAGGTAATTATAGGCATGGTGGATAATGATTCTTACAGCGGCGATTATCataaaaacccatttaattttcaacatttttatacaaattttGCTGCCCTTTACCTGGATGGAGAACAGATCCCCACGAAACCGTTCCAGCCCTCCTTCGAAGAGGGGCACTGTGTTAGAGAATACATGAGTCTCGTACAGGCCGCTGGCAAACAAATGAAAGATAGGGCTCTTTTAATTGACCGCGAGGACTATGCTAGAGGTTACACCCTTTTTGCATTTGATCTGACACCCGACCAAGAAGGCGGAGACCACTATTCTTTGATTAAAACTGGAAACCTGAGGGCCGAATTTCGCTTTGGTAGAGCCCTGGCTGACACAATCACCATGATCGTGTATGGTGTTTTTGACAATGTGATAGAGATAAACCATAGAAGAAATGTCCTGTTTGACTATATGTAA